In Odontesthes bonariensis isolate fOdoBon6 chromosome 20, fOdoBon6.hap1, whole genome shotgun sequence, a genomic segment contains:
- the plag1 gene encoding zinc finger protein PLAG1: MATGTQSHRDHILEKAKLAPPSGRRRRAEGKPKKNFPCQECQKAFNSLEKLKVHSYSHTGERPYRCSHPDCTKAFVSKYKLLRHMATHSPEKNHKCSYCEKMFHRKDHLKNHLHTHDPHKEAFTCQECGKSYNTKLGFKRHLALHAANSGDLTCQVCLQLFASTGVLLEHLKTHAGKSSGGTKEKKHRCEHCERRFYTRKDVRRHMVVHTGRKDFLCQYCAQRFGRKDHLTRHVKKSHARELLRVKTEPADSLEPVVYDLASGSIKGELQGMLTPRSHQLNMYSGPILDTQPFSTPTLPFSLKHPLGPNFTSYTIPSNEREQNLKGELETYLMELQSSMPSSSSAAQEPQLSSSKLELVPQVGMLEEVSEEVSVSKMSTSVAATTIDSLASSSSLMDFSQLFNFLPLNGPPYNQVGGSGGQGITFPPNEEPTPLVQLPPQATAGPEAPENPLQGLPSSFISNLSTPTTLPRFHQAFQ; encoded by the exons ATGGCCACGGGAACTCAGAGCCACCGTGACCACATCCTGGAGAAAGCCAAACTTGCACCACCCTCGGGGAGGCGCAGGAGAGCAGAAGGAAAACCCAAGAAGAATTTTCCTTGCCAGGAGTGTCAGAAAGCGTTCAACAGTCTGGAGAAGTTAAAGGTGCACTCCTACTCTCACACCGGAGAAAGACCCTACCGCTGCTCCCACCCTGACTGCACCAAGGCTTTCGTCTCCAAATACAAGCTGCTACG GCATATGGCAACTCACTCGCCAGAAAAAAACCACAAGTGTTCATACTGTGAGAAAATGTTCCACCGCAAGGATCACTTAAAAAATCACCTACACACTCATGACCCACATAAGGAGGCTTTCACCTGTCAGGAGTGTGGCAAGAGCTATAACACCAAGTTGGGTTTCAAACGCCACCTTGCCCTCCACGCTGCCAACAGTGGAGACCTCACCTGCCAAGTGTGCCTGCAGTTGTTCGCCAGCACTGGGGTTCTCCTGGAACATCTCAAAACACATGCTGGCAAGTCCTCTGGGGGgaccaaagaaaaaaagcatcgTTGTGAGCATTGCGAGCGACGCTTTTACACCCGTAAAGATGTGCGACGCCACATGGTGGTGCACACTGGACGCAAGGACTTCCTTTGTCAGTACTGTGCTCAGCGCTTTGGTAGGAAAGACCACCTGACACGTCATGTAAAAAAGAGCCATGCCAGAGAGCTTTTGAGGGTAAAAACTGAGCCAGCTGATTCGCTGGAGCCTGTTGTCTATGATTTGGCGTCTGGGAGCATCAAGGGCGAGCTCCAAGGAATGTTGACTCCAAGGTCACACCAGCTTAACATGTATTCGGGCCCCATCCTGGACACACAGCCCTTTTCCACCCCTACTCTTCCCTTTTCTCTAAAGCACCCACTGGGCCCCAACTTTACCTCATACACCATCCCCTCAAACGAGAGGGAACAGAATTTAAAGGGAGAACTGGAGACTTACCTAATGGAGCTGCAGAGCAGCATGCCATCCTCATCCTCTGCAGCTCAAGAACCCCAACTCTCCTCATCCAAACTAGAGTTGGTCCCTCAAGTGGGTATGCTGGAGGAAGTGAGCGAGGAGGTGTCTGTCTCCAAAATGTCCACATCGGTGGCAGCCACCACAATCGATTCTCTGGCCTCATCTTCCTCTCTAATGGACTTCTCTCAGCTTTTCAACTTCCTGCCACTCAACGGGCCTCCATACAACCAGGTAGGAGGGAGTGGGGGGCAAGGCATCACATTTCCACCCAATGAAGAGCCCACACCTCTTGTCCAGCTGCCCCCTCAGGCCACCGCTGGTCCAGAGGCTCCAGAGAATCCGCTTCAAGGACTCCCCTCCTCCTTCATATCCAACCTGAGCACACCCACCACACTGCCCCGCTTCCACCAAGCTTTTCAGTAA
- the chchd7 gene encoding coiled-coil-helix-coiled-coil-helix domain-containing protein 7: MDKNTRKLRNQDINPCLDESDNSQKCLDAYNYDKSMCSAYFQRYKNCRKYWHNIMVQRRRDGVKPDMPTAAERLEILNAIGGKPY; encoded by the exons ATGGATAAAAACACCCGTAAACTTCGGAATCAGGACATTAACCCATGCCTCGAT gaAAGTGATAACTCCCAGAAGTGTTTGGATGCTTACAACTATGATAAGAGCATGTGTTCAGCCTATTTCCAGAGATATAAGAACTGTAGGAAATATTGG CACAACATAATGGTGCAGAGGAGAAGAGATGGTGTGAAACCAGACATGCCCACTGCTGCAGAGAGGCTGGAGATTCTCAATGCAATCGGAGGCAAACCTTACTAA